One stretch of Methanofastidiosum sp. DNA includes these proteins:
- a CDS encoding HAMP domain-containing protein yields the protein MVSIPFLRRIRNKFIATYLIVLLVPVVAIGYYSINFTIDYLQSDALKVVEQQAEITAKEIEKSLGVAESDIDFLSQSASLRALADAKNRRSVIEYIIYRERLIEEFYNFANSKKAYSSVAYIDETGKEVVKVVYNWNQTFIATTSALYDVSDEEYFLKAMTLSRGQLYVSSLDLTSTITTDSGDLIVHYAKPVFDSNGIRRGVVLISFPAQRVLSPILELSTRSNLNTFILNKQGYYISRVGSSSLANPYYAGESFIDQYKAEGFLKILSGTSGTISEGTDQIIAYSPVFPSSTDKSNFWIVVVTYSTSTLFRPISVFENSFILIVMSTILIAVFFGVIMADRITRPLRKLVYASRRLAEGDLNPKIDINSEDEVGELAKAFGDMSKDLKKSYEDLERKVKERTLELQKANKKLSETNIELVELNKKISEANKLKSQFLANITHELRTPLTSIIGFSEVVLNEAKLNEEQADYLETILRNGEILLKLINDILELSRLDAGKSKLYLTEFNLQDAINKTLKIVSPLTKDKNIWVSLNVQDVDTIVADEDKIIEVLLNLLTNAIKFNVENGKITVRVFRIDDHIRVEIQDTGIGIKQEELDVIFDEFRQLDSSETKAYRGTGLGLSISKHYVELHGGLIWAESEPGKGSTFIVEIPIEAGEE from the coding sequence ATGGTTAGTATACCTTTTTTAAGAAGAATTAGAAACAAGTTCATAGCTACATACCTAATAGTGTTATTGGTACCGGTAGTGGCAATTGGTTATTACAGTATTAATTTTACCATTGATTACCTTCAAAGCGATGCATTGAAAGTGGTAGAGCAGCAGGCAGAGATTACAGCAAAAGAGATAGAAAAATCACTTGGAGTTGCAGAAAGTGACATTGATTTCTTGAGTCAATCGGCATCATTGAGAGCACTCGCTGATGCAAAGAACAGAAGGTCGGTAATTGAATATATTATTTATAGGGAGCGGCTGATAGAAGAGTTTTATAATTTTGCAAATTCTAAGAAAGCCTATTCAAGTGTGGCCTACATTGATGAAACAGGTAAAGAGGTCGTGAAGGTAGTCTATAACTGGAATCAGACTTTTATTGCAACAACTTCAGCACTCTACGACGTCTCAGATGAAGAGTATTTCTTAAAGGCGATGACCCTTTCTAGAGGGCAGCTTTATGTTTCTTCACTTGACCTGACATCGACGATAACAACTGATTCTGGAGATTTGATAGTACATTATGCAAAACCAGTTTTTGACTCAAATGGAATAAGAAGGGGCGTTGTGCTTATCAGCTTCCCTGCCCAGAGGGTTTTGAGCCCCATACTGGAACTTTCTACTAGGTCAAATCTAAACACCTTCATTTTAAACAAACAGGGGTATTATATTTCGCGAGTGGGCTCCTCAAGCCTAGCAAATCCATATTATGCTGGTGAAAGCTTTATAGATCAGTATAAGGCAGAAGGGTTTCTTAAGATTCTTTCAGGAACAAGCGGTACCATTTCAGAAGGGACCGATCAGATAATTGCATACTCTCCAGTATTCCCTTCTTCAACAGACAAGAGTAACTTCTGGATCGTAGTAGTTACATATTCAACAAGCACTCTATTTAGGCCAATATCAGTTTTTGAGAACAGCTTTATCCTTATAGTAATGTCAACAATACTCATTGCCGTATTTTTTGGGGTCATTATGGCCGACAGAATAACAAGACCTCTTAGGAAGCTTGTCTACGCATCAAGGAGACTTGCAGAGGGGGATCTAAATCCAAAGATTGATATCAATAGCGAGGATGAGGTAGGGGAGTTAGCAAAGGCCTTTGGTGACATGTCAAAGGACCTTAAAAAATCATATGAAGACCTTGAAAGGAAGGTCAAAGAGAGAACGTTAGAGCTCCAGAAAGCAAACAAAAAGCTATCTGAGACCAATATTGAGCTTGTAGAGCTAAACAAAAAGATCTCGGAGGCAAACAAACTAAAATCACAATTCTTAGCAAATATCACCCATGAACTTAGGACTCCACTTACATCAATTATCGGATTTTCTGAGGTAGTCTTAAACGAGGCAAAATTAAATGAAGAACAGGCCGATTATCTAGAAACTATTTTGAGAAATGGTGAAATCCTATTAAAACTCATAAATGACATCCTAGAGCTTTCAAGGCTTGATGCCGGAAAATCAAAGTTATACCTAACAGAGTTTAACTTACAGGATGCCATAAATAAAACTTTAAAAATTGTATCGCCTTTAACAAAGGATAAGAATATCTGGGTTTCATTAAATGTTCAGGATGTCGACACTATAGTTGCAGATGAAGATAAGATTATAGAGGTCCTACTTAATCTTTTGACAAACGCAATAAAATTCAATGTTGAAAATGGTAAGATTACAGTAAGGGTATTTAGAATAGATGACCACATAAGAGTTGAGATACAAGACACAGGGATAGGCATCAAACAGGAAGAGTTAGACGTGATATTTGATGAGTTCAGACAACTTGATAGCTCTGAAACAAAGGCTTATCGTGGTACTGGTCTTGGACTTTCTATATCAAAGCATTATGTGGAGCTACACGGTGGGCTCATCTGGGCAGAGAGTGAGCCTGGTAAGGGTTCAACTTTTATAGTTGAAATACCGATAGAAGCAGGGGAAGAGTAA